A single genomic interval of Bacteroidota bacterium harbors:
- a CDS encoding tetratricopeptide repeat protein, translating to MRKDSLKIHLLVFLVLCLSTLFAQENEDLPKYGNDSINCVRNSSLYSEFVKQKNYEDAITPWRVVFKECPKSSKNIYLNGVKIFKDYIKKEKANKEIKNKYVDTLMMIYDQRIKYFGQEGKVLGRKGYSLVSYNKEAKEEAYKYLAKSVELEGMNCEAVVVNSYFQTIVSLFKKKKAEKEQVVENYTIAMDIVEEQLKNEKNAKKIENLNKVKNNIEKLFSECGAADTDALVNLFAPKFEATPNDTLLLKKMLKLLDKAEGGGNTELFAKASEKLYELEPSAIAAYMLAKLFLKKEDYTKSTDYYLKAIEFEEDDKTKSKYYYELGVITFSKFQNSPLARTYAYKSIQFDNTFGKPYILIGNAYASSSKACGENEFERKAVYWVAVDKFAKAKAVDPSVAEEANKQIVEYTKHFPNNENAFMYGFTEGQEYTVTCWINETTKVRFK from the coding sequence ATGAGAAAAGATAGTTTAAAAATACATTTATTAGTATTTTTGGTTTTGTGTTTAAGTACACTATTTGCACAAGAAAATGAAGATTTACCTAAGTATGGGAATGATAGTATCAATTGTGTTAGAAATTCATCGTTGTACAGCGAGTTTGTAAAACAAAAGAACTATGAAGATGCCATTACGCCTTGGAGAGTTGTTTTTAAGGAATGCCCAAAATCAAGTAAAAATATTTATTTGAATGGAGTTAAAATTTTCAAGGACTATATCAAAAAAGAAAAGGCGAATAAAGAAATCAAAAATAAGTATGTCGATACTTTAATGATGATTTACGACCAAAGAATAAAATATTTTGGACAGGAAGGAAAAGTTCTTGGACGAAAAGGATATAGTTTGGTTTCGTACAATAAAGAAGCTAAAGAAGAAGCTTACAAATATCTCGCAAAATCAGTCGAACTGGAAGGAATGAATTGTGAAGCTGTTGTTGTAAATTCATATTTTCAAACAATAGTTAGCTTATTTAAAAAGAAAAAAGCTGAAAAAGAGCAAGTTGTTGAGAATTATACAATTGCAATGGATATTGTTGAAGAGCAATTGAAAAATGAAAAGAATGCCAAGAAAATTGAAAATTTGAATAAAGTAAAAAACAATATCGAAAAATTGTTTTCGGAATGCGGCGCTGCAGATACCGATGCTTTGGTTAATCTTTTTGCGCCAAAATTTGAAGCAACACCCAACGATACTTTGTTATTGAAAAAAATGCTAAAGCTTTTAGATAAAGCCGAAGGAGGAGGTAATACTGAATTATTTGCAAAAGCTTCGGAAAAACTCTATGAATTGGAACCTTCAGCAATAGCTGCCTATATGCTCGCAAAACTGTTTTTGAAAAAAGAAGATTATACAAAATCAACCGATTATTATCTAAAAGCAATCGAGTTTGAAGAAGACGACAAAACCAAATCAAAGTATTACTATGAATTAGGAGTTATCACCTTCAGCAAATTTCAGAACAGCCCATTGGCAAGAACTTATGCCTACAAATCAATTCAGTTCGACAATACTTTCGGAAAACCATATATCTTAATTGGAAATGCTTATGCTTCATCTTCCAAAGCTTGTGGAGAAAACGAATTCGAACGAAAAGCAGTTTATTGGGTTGCAGTAGATAAGTTTGCCAAAGCCAAGGCAGTTGATCCGTCTGTAGCCGAGGAAGCAAACAAACAAATTGTTGAATACACAAAACACTTTCCGAACAACGAAAATGCTTTTATGTATGGATTTACAGAAGGTCAGGAATACACTGTGACTTGTTGGATAAACGAAACTACAAAAGTAAGATTTAAATAA